From one Paeniglutamicibacter psychrophenolicus genomic stretch:
- a CDS encoding DUF4233 domain-containing protein, which translates to MAKMTKTQREWRPGMPKKPRSTRVMFASTVLTLEAFLVVFVALAFHGLNRDTLSPVLVFGIGAVVALACIFTCALLKKPLGYAIGWGLQLLLILSGFLMTSMFFIGAAFAATWWYAVTKGRALDLETARRAREQEAWDAAHPPEGPGAPSAQP; encoded by the coding sequence ATGGCGAAAATGACCAAGACGCAACGCGAATGGCGCCCCGGAATGCCCAAGAAACCCCGCTCGACGCGTGTGATGTTCGCCTCCACGGTGCTCACGCTCGAGGCCTTCCTGGTGGTCTTCGTGGCGCTGGCGTTCCACGGGCTGAACCGCGACACGCTCTCCCCTGTGCTGGTTTTCGGCATCGGCGCGGTGGTCGCTTTGGCGTGCATCTTCACCTGTGCGCTGCTGAAAAAACCGCTGGGATACGCGATTGGATGGGGCCTGCAGCTGCTGCTGATCCTTTCCGGGTTCCTGATGACCTCGATGTTCTTCATCGGCGCGGCCTTCGCCGCGACCTGGTGGTACGCGGTCACCAAGGGCCGGGCCCTGGACCTGGAAACGGCACGCCGGGCGCGCGAGCAGGAAGCCTGGGACGCGGCGCACCCGCCGGAAGGTCCCGGCGCCCCGAGTGCCCAACCGTAG
- a CDS encoding bifunctional folylpolyglutamate synthase/dihydrofolate synthase gives MSNTFDRFSVQSVYAELLARAPENKIEPRMEPMRRAMAILGEPNKAFPIIHVTGTNGKTSTARMIESLLRAHDLRTGRYSSPHLVSVTERIAIDGESVDDETFVRIWDEIRPYLQIVDDELTAKGENRLTYFEAVTILGFAIFADTPVDVAIIEVGLGGITDATNVGDGQVSVFTPISLDHTDLLGDTTELIAQEKAGILKPGGFLVSSAQPADAAQVLLEKALELEVPYRFEGVEFGVENRTVAVGGQQLDLQGLAGRYPGILLPLHGEHQAQNAAVALAAVEAFIGGGETALNHDLVMEGFGAATSPGRLEVIRKAPTVLLDAGHNPDGIRASAKAVKESFGFSKLVLVIGILAEKDAPAMLAQLREDYLDLTEDICITQSNSPRAIPAGELATMALEAGFNEEDIFVTERLDDALEWAVGRAEASEDFGGGVLVTGSITLVGEARMLLGGK, from the coding sequence ATGAGCAACACCTTTGACAGGTTCTCGGTCCAGAGCGTGTACGCCGAGCTGTTGGCGCGCGCCCCGGAGAACAAGATCGAGCCGCGCATGGAACCGATGCGCCGGGCCATGGCGATCCTGGGGGAGCCGAACAAGGCCTTCCCGATCATCCACGTCACCGGCACCAACGGCAAGACCAGCACCGCACGGATGATCGAGTCCCTGCTGCGCGCCCACGACCTGCGCACCGGGCGCTACTCCTCCCCGCACCTGGTCTCGGTCACCGAACGCATCGCGATCGACGGCGAGTCGGTGGACGATGAGACGTTCGTGCGGATCTGGGACGAGATCCGCCCCTACCTGCAGATCGTCGACGACGAGCTCACCGCCAAGGGCGAGAACCGGCTGACCTACTTCGAGGCCGTGACCATCCTGGGGTTCGCGATCTTCGCCGACACCCCGGTGGACGTGGCGATCATCGAGGTCGGGCTGGGCGGGATCACCGACGCCACCAACGTGGGCGACGGGCAGGTCTCGGTGTTCACCCCGATCTCCCTTGACCACACCGACCTGCTGGGCGACACCACCGAGCTGATCGCGCAGGAGAAGGCGGGGATCCTGAAGCCCGGCGGATTCCTGGTCTCCTCCGCGCAGCCGGCCGATGCAGCCCAGGTGCTGCTGGAGAAGGCCCTCGAACTCGAGGTGCCCTACCGCTTCGAGGGCGTCGAATTCGGCGTCGAGAACCGCACCGTCGCCGTCGGCGGCCAGCAGCTGGACCTCCAGGGCCTGGCCGGGCGATACCCGGGCATCCTGCTGCCGCTGCACGGCGAGCACCAGGCGCAGAACGCCGCAGTCGCCCTGGCCGCGGTGGAGGCATTCATCGGCGGCGGGGAAACCGCGCTGAACCACGATTTGGTCATGGAGGGCTTCGGCGCCGCCACCAGCCCCGGGCGCCTGGAAGTCATCCGCAAGGCCCCGACGGTGCTGCTCGACGCCGGGCACAACCCCGACGGCATCCGCGCCTCCGCGAAGGCGGTGAAGGAGTCCTTCGGGTTCTCCAAGCTGGTGCTGGTCATCGGGATCCTGGCCGAAAAGGACGCCCCGGCGATGCTGGCGCAGCTGCGCGAAGACTACCTGGACCTCACCGAGGACATCTGCATCACCCAGTCCAATTCCCCGCGCGCCATCCCCGCCGGGGAACTGGCCACCATGGCGCTGGAAGCCGGGTTCAACGAGGAGGACATCTTCGTGACCGAACGCCTTGACGACGCCCTGGAATGGGCCGTCGGGCGCGCCGAGGCCTCCGAGGACTTCGGCGGCGGGGTGCTTGTCACCGGGTCCATCACGCTGGTCGGCGAGGCCCGCATGCTGCTGGGAGGAAAGTAG
- the ileS gene encoding isoleucine--tRNA ligase, with amino-acid sequence MTSYPKASTDPHGTTPSSPRFPEIEERVLSYWKNDGTFQASIDARDAGVDGANEFVFYDGPPFANGLPHYGHLLTGYVKDLVARYQTQRGSRVERRFGWDTHGLPAELEAMKQLGMSDKAQIEAMGIDKFNDACRTSVMKYADEWQDYVTRQARWVDFENDYKTLNVEYMESVIWAFKQLHDKGLTYKGFRVLPYCWKDETPLSNHELRMDDDVYKDRQDQTVTVSFPLLAGESEISKELAGVQALAWTTTPWTLPTNLALAVGPDVVYAVLPAGENGVKASNATGDFMLAEDLLGAYAKDLGYADAAAAKEAVTKRFTGKDLAGIRYTPLWDTFTDVENWNTAQAWQLLVADYVTTTDGTGIVHQAPAYGEEDQKICEAAGIPVILSIDEGAKFLPVFKGGELAEIVGVQVFEANKAITNILKDDARLIKQASFEHSYPHCWRCRTPLIYRAISSWYVEVTKVKDRMLELNQQINWIPENVKDGQFGKWLANARDWSISRNRYWGSPIPVWECDGAECTHREVYGSLEEIKAAFGRLPLNHEGQPDLHRPFIDDLTKEHGGCAENGTLRRVEDVLDVWFDSGSMPYAQAHYPFENKEWFDTHHPADFIVEYIGQTRGWFYTMHVLSTALFDRPAYKNVISHGIVLGSDGQKMSKSLKNYPDVNEVLDRDGSDAMRWFLMASPILRGGNLVVTEQGIREGVRQVLLPMWNVWHFFCLYTNAANHGAGYQAKLTYSAEDPLDAYMLAATGDLVREVTAKLDAYDISDAAETIRQYMDTLTNWYVRRSRQRFFDEDTSAFDTLYTALETLTRVSASLLPLASEEIWRGLTGGRSVHLAEWPDANLFGHNDELIAAMETTRKIASVGSSLRKAANLRVRLPLAGMTVAVPNAAALEGTFASIIADELNLRSLTLLDAADADASEYGISQRLVVNARAAGPRLGKNVQVAIKGAKSGDWSVDDAGTVTAGGLGLEEHEYTLETVVQATEGEDAIAAAVLPGGGFLVLDTQVTPELAAEGTARDMIRAIQSARKDADLQVSDRIRTEITADAATVAALHANAELIKGETLSTGLVLVTGDDGMAPAVSVETVAEAEAADKEMGPTT; translated from the coding sequence ATGACCAGCTACCCCAAGGCCTCGACCGACCCCCATGGCACGACGCCATCCTCTCCCCGTTTCCCGGAGATCGAGGAACGGGTCCTTTCCTACTGGAAGAACGACGGAACCTTCCAGGCCTCCATCGATGCCCGCGATGCCGGCGTCGACGGGGCCAACGAGTTCGTCTTCTACGACGGCCCCCCCTTCGCCAACGGCCTGCCGCACTACGGCCACCTGCTCACCGGCTACGTCAAGGACCTGGTCGCCCGCTACCAGACCCAGCGCGGGTCGCGCGTGGAGCGCCGCTTCGGCTGGGACACCCACGGGCTGCCGGCGGAGCTCGAGGCCATGAAACAGCTGGGCATGAGCGACAAGGCGCAGATCGAGGCCATGGGCATCGACAAGTTCAACGACGCCTGCCGCACCTCGGTGATGAAGTACGCCGACGAGTGGCAGGACTACGTCACCCGCCAGGCACGCTGGGTCGACTTCGAGAACGACTACAAGACGCTGAACGTCGAGTACATGGAATCGGTCATCTGGGCCTTCAAGCAACTGCACGACAAGGGCCTGACCTACAAGGGCTTCCGCGTGCTGCCGTACTGCTGGAAGGACGAAACCCCGCTGTCCAACCACGAGCTGCGCATGGACGACGACGTCTACAAGGACCGCCAGGACCAGACCGTCACCGTCTCCTTCCCGCTGCTTGCCGGCGAGTCCGAGATCTCCAAGGAGCTCGCCGGCGTGCAGGCGCTGGCCTGGACCACCACGCCGTGGACGCTGCCGACCAACCTGGCCCTGGCCGTCGGCCCGGACGTCGTCTATGCGGTGCTGCCGGCCGGCGAAAACGGCGTGAAGGCATCGAACGCCACCGGCGACTTCATGCTCGCCGAGGATCTTCTGGGTGCCTACGCCAAGGACCTGGGCTACGCCGATGCCGCCGCCGCCAAGGAAGCGGTCACCAAGCGCTTCACCGGCAAGGACCTGGCGGGCATCAGGTACACCCCGCTGTGGGACACCTTCACCGATGTGGAGAACTGGAACACCGCGCAAGCCTGGCAGCTGCTGGTCGCCGACTACGTCACCACCACCGACGGCACCGGCATCGTCCACCAAGCCCCGGCCTACGGCGAGGAGGACCAGAAGATCTGCGAGGCCGCCGGCATCCCGGTGATCCTCTCGATCGACGAGGGCGCGAAGTTCCTGCCGGTGTTCAAGGGCGGCGAGCTGGCCGAAATCGTCGGCGTGCAGGTGTTCGAGGCCAACAAGGCCATCACCAACATCCTGAAGGACGACGCCCGGCTCATCAAGCAGGCCTCCTTCGAGCACTCCTACCCGCACTGCTGGCGCTGCCGCACCCCGCTGATCTACCGCGCGATCTCCTCCTGGTACGTCGAGGTCACCAAGGTCAAGGACCGCATGCTGGAACTGAACCAGCAGATCAACTGGATCCCGGAGAACGTGAAGGACGGCCAGTTCGGCAAGTGGCTGGCCAACGCGCGGGACTGGTCGATTTCCCGCAACCGCTACTGGGGCTCCCCGATCCCGGTGTGGGAATGCGACGGCGCCGAATGCACCCACCGCGAGGTCTACGGCTCGCTGGAAGAGATCAAGGCCGCCTTCGGGCGCCTGCCGCTGAACCACGAGGGCCAGCCGGATTTGCACCGCCCGTTCATCGACGACCTCACCAAGGAGCATGGGGGTTGCGCCGAAAACGGCACGCTGCGCCGCGTCGAGGACGTGCTGGATGTGTGGTTCGACTCCGGGTCGATGCCCTACGCCCAGGCGCACTACCCGTTCGAGAACAAGGAGTGGTTCGACACCCACCACCCGGCGGACTTCATCGTCGAGTACATCGGGCAGACCCGCGGCTGGTTCTACACCATGCACGTGCTCTCCACCGCGCTCTTCGACCGCCCCGCGTACAAGAACGTGATCAGCCACGGCATCGTCCTGGGCTCCGACGGGCAGAAGATGTCCAAGTCGCTGAAGAACTACCCGGATGTCAACGAGGTCCTTGACCGCGACGGCTCCGATGCGATGCGCTGGTTCCTGATGGCCTCCCCGATCCTGCGCGGCGGCAACCTGGTCGTCACCGAGCAGGGCATCCGCGAGGGCGTGCGCCAGGTGCTGCTGCCCATGTGGAACGTCTGGCACTTCTTCTGCCTGTACACCAACGCCGCGAACCACGGCGCCGGATACCAGGCGAAGCTGACCTATTCCGCCGAGGACCCGCTGGATGCGTACATGCTCGCGGCCACCGGGGACCTGGTCCGCGAGGTCACGGCGAAGCTGGATGCCTACGACATCTCCGACGCCGCCGAAACCATCCGCCAATACATGGACACGCTGACCAACTGGTACGTGCGCCGATCCCGCCAGCGCTTCTTCGACGAGGACACCAGCGCGTTCGACACCCTGTACACCGCCCTGGAGACCCTGACCCGCGTGAGCGCCTCGCTGCTGCCGCTGGCCAGCGAGGAAATCTGGCGCGGGCTCACCGGCGGACGCTCGGTGCACCTGGCCGAATGGCCCGACGCCAACCTCTTCGGCCACAACGACGAGCTGATTGCCGCGATGGAAACCACCCGCAAGATCGCCTCGGTCGGCTCCTCGCTGCGCAAGGCCGCGAACCTGCGCGTGCGTCTGCCGCTGGCCGGGATGACCGTAGCGGTGCCGAACGCCGCGGCCCTGGAGGGCACCTTCGCAAGCATCATCGCCGACGAGTTGAACCTGCGCTCGCTCACGCTCCTCGACGCGGCCGACGCCGACGCCTCCGAGTACGGCATCAGCCAGCGCCTGGTCGTCAACGCCCGGGCCGCCGGCCCGCGCCTGGGCAAGAACGTGCAGGTGGCGATCAAGGGCGCCAAGTCCGGGGACTGGTCGGTGGACGACGCCGGAACCGTCACCGCCGGCGGCCTGGGGCTGGAGGAACACGAATACACGCTCGAAACCGTCGTTCAAGCCACCGAGGGCGAGGACGCTATCGCCGCGGCGGTGCTGCCCGGCGGGGGCTTCCTGGTGCTTGACACGCAGGTCACGCCGGAACTTGCCGCCGAGGGCACGGCCCGGGACATGATCCGCGCCATCCAGTCCGCCCGCAAGGACGCGGACCTGCAGGTCAGCGACCGCATCCGCACCGAAATCACCGCCGACGCCGCAACCGTCGCCGCGCTGCACGCCAACGCCGAGCTGATCAAGGGCGAAACGCTCAGCACCGGGCTGGTCCTGGTCACCGGGGACGACGGGATGGCGCCCGCCGTCAGCGTCGAAACCGTGGCCGAGGCCGAAGCCGCCGACAAGGAAATGGGACCCACCACATGA
- a CDS encoding HNH endonuclease signature motif containing protein, protein MSSTPALATEALTILSGLVKHTSGTPEDPVTATGSRGGSLRTLALLIPVLRLAIDEAAADVGSSPLRAAAFLSLAEAAYREAGYGQLLAASRAGDAQVHTISEEPLAALNAWLRDPEAAATSPLPADVPTPAGCKPLFREDADFLEAQLNLTHFQAQHRVLSAENLLPHTGFNGRTVPAKFPLFGQVLSDGAADPKSLATLAKKFEGLGPEAGAAMEAELAEAARTRNTKGTGKLLKDQAKRLDGSAAATAREAVEDLFVGAYYLGHTRKGYEYKVITTAEGHELLATAADILNSPRTKAGTPAEPTSQAGPPIPDWAVDPGTPPEERPAAGFTDLGVAPELDPMMEMHPGETIEQALTRQRARRLHQLIIDSVRIVTSPAESGSGDDRVGDRQMPLAPNVTLNVTIDLQTFLGQLEAAGVTDRGEDISAASCRRIACNAGIIPIVLNGARVPLELGRSRRYFNRAQRRAIAVRDKGCINPGCTMTIGRCEAHHLDPWNCGGRTDVSRGCLLCPSCHQAYHAGRFRIEMIGGHPHVILPRSRDPLQIPRRNWIFHPAAAPAEAA, encoded by the coding sequence ATGTCCAGCACCCCAGCCCTCGCCACCGAGGCGCTCACGATCCTCTCCGGACTCGTGAAGCACACCTCGGGAACCCCGGAAGACCCGGTCACCGCGACCGGGTCCCGGGGCGGCTCGCTGCGCACGCTGGCACTTCTGATCCCCGTGCTCAGGTTGGCGATCGACGAGGCAGCGGCCGATGTCGGTTCATCCCCGTTGCGGGCAGCGGCCTTCCTGTCCTTGGCTGAAGCCGCTTACCGGGAGGCGGGATACGGACAGCTGCTGGCGGCATCCCGTGCCGGCGACGCGCAGGTGCACACCATCTCCGAGGAACCGCTCGCTGCTCTCAATGCCTGGCTTCGGGATCCCGAAGCGGCTGCCACCAGCCCGCTGCCTGCCGATGTCCCGACTCCGGCGGGCTGCAAGCCGCTCTTCCGCGAGGATGCCGATTTCCTCGAGGCGCAGCTGAACCTCACGCACTTCCAGGCGCAGCACCGGGTGCTCAGCGCCGAGAACCTGCTCCCGCACACCGGGTTCAACGGCCGAACGGTCCCGGCGAAGTTCCCGCTGTTTGGCCAGGTACTCTCCGACGGCGCGGCGGATCCCAAGTCGCTGGCCACGCTGGCCAAGAAGTTCGAGGGGCTGGGGCCGGAGGCGGGCGCCGCCATGGAAGCCGAGCTGGCCGAGGCCGCCCGCACCCGCAACACCAAGGGCACCGGCAAGCTGCTCAAGGACCAGGCCAAGCGGCTCGACGGCTCGGCCGCAGCAACGGCGCGCGAGGCCGTGGAAGACCTCTTTGTCGGCGCCTACTACCTGGGCCACACGCGCAAGGGCTACGAGTACAAGGTCATCACCACGGCCGAGGGCCACGAACTGCTGGCCACCGCCGCGGACATCCTCAACAGCCCCAGGACCAAGGCGGGCACACCGGCCGAACCGACGTCCCAGGCCGGCCCGCCGATCCCCGACTGGGCAGTGGATCCCGGCACGCCGCCGGAAGAACGCCCCGCCGCCGGATTCACCGACCTCGGCGTTGCCCCGGAGCTGGACCCCATGATGGAAATGCACCCGGGGGAAACCATCGAACAGGCACTGACGCGGCAGCGGGCACGCCGCCTGCACCAGCTCATCATCGATTCGGTGCGCATCGTCACCAGCCCGGCGGAATCCGGTTCCGGCGACGACCGCGTCGGGGACCGGCAGATGCCGCTGGCGCCGAACGTGACCCTGAATGTCACCATCGACCTGCAGACCTTCCTGGGGCAGCTCGAAGCGGCCGGGGTCACCGACCGCGGCGAAGACATCTCCGCGGCCAGCTGCCGGCGAATCGCCTGCAACGCCGGGATCATCCCGATCGTGCTTAACGGTGCGAGGGTGCCGCTGGAACTTGGCCGCAGCCGAAGATACTTCAACCGGGCCCAGCGCCGGGCGATCGCGGTCCGCGACAAGGGCTGCATCAACCCGGGTTGCACCATGACCATCGGCCGGTGCGAGGCGCACCACCTGGATCCGTGGAATTGCGGAGGCCGCACCGACGTGTCGCGCGGGTGCCTTTTGTGTCCGTCATGCCACCAGGCGTACCACGCGGGCAGGTTCAGGATCGAGATGATCGGCGGGCACCCGCACGTGATCCTGCCCAGGTCCCGGGACCCGCTGCAGATCCCGCGGCGGAACTGGATCTTCCATCCCGCGGCCGCACCGGCCGAGGCCGCCTGA
- a CDS encoding DUF898 family protein gives MSMYVSGNNQPGPGLAALGNIPPGTPIFVFRGGAATWFGTQLLGVLITVLTLGICYPFAVVLVERWRAGNTFLLGRPLQFTGTGWGIFGLWIKWFLLCIITLGIYSFWVYPRLTAWKVEHTVLA, from the coding sequence ATGAGCATGTACGTCAGTGGAAACAACCAACCGGGGCCGGGTCTCGCGGCATTGGGGAACATCCCGCCGGGCACCCCGATCTTCGTCTTCCGCGGCGGAGCTGCGACCTGGTTCGGCACCCAGCTGCTCGGGGTGCTCATCACGGTGCTGACGTTGGGGATCTGCTACCCGTTCGCCGTGGTGCTGGTGGAACGCTGGCGCGCCGGCAACACGTTCCTGCTCGGGCGGCCGCTGCAATTCACCGGAACCGGGTGGGGCATCTTCGGGTTGTGGATCAAGTGGTTCCTGCTGTGCATCATCACCCTGGGCATCTACAGCTTCTGGGTGTACCCGCGGCTGACGGCCTGGAAGGTCGAGCACACGGTGCTCGCCTAG
- a CDS encoding alpha/beta-hydrolase family protein, with product MRRPSHHGGIAVRWQSSPGDFAAPGLTWEKPRIGHLQHATDPITWLDP from the coding sequence ATCCGGCGGCCGTCCCACCATGGGGGGATCGCGGTGCGCTGGCAATCCAGCCCGGGGGACTTCGCGGCACCGGGCTTGACCTGGGAGAAGCCGCGCATCGGCCACTTGCAGCATGCCACCGACCCGATCACCTGGCTGGACCCGTAG
- a CDS encoding FAD-dependent oxidoreductase has product MTEKNTPAPVATPVPTPAAFTSRPLRVAIIGAGPAGVYAADILTKADRDFELAIDLFDRYPAPYGLIRYGVAPDHPRIKGIVKALHKVLDRGDIRFFGNVDYGTDLSIAELREHYDAVIFATGAINDADLNIPGIELDGSYGGADFVSWYDGQPDVPRTWPLEATQVAVLGNGNVALDVARVLSKHAEDLLVTEIPENVYRGLAASPVTDVHVFGRRGPAQVKFTPLELRELSHSQDVDIVLYPEDFEFDAASDTAIKTNNQVKTMVGTLTNWLIEQEEREERGEAAAATGSGRPRRRLHLHFLHSPVEVTGTDGKVAGIRFERQELDGTGNARGTGELVDYPVQAVYRAIGYFGSALPEIEYDGRTGTVPNLEGKVLDAAGTQVPGLYATGWIKRGPVGLIGHTKSDAAETIAHLLADLHGLPVAANPAPEAVPALLAAKDVAYTSWDGWLALDAHEQALGAAAAPAPTPAGPVVRERVKVVDREEMVAVSRTVDQTAGARA; this is encoded by the coding sequence ATGACCGAAAAAAACACGCCGGCCCCCGTCGCGACGCCCGTCCCGACCCCCGCCGCCTTCACTTCGCGCCCGCTGCGCGTGGCCATCATCGGCGCGGGCCCGGCCGGCGTCTACGCCGCGGACATCCTCACCAAGGCCGATCGCGACTTCGAGCTCGCGATCGACCTCTTCGACCGCTACCCGGCACCGTACGGGCTGATCCGCTACGGCGTCGCCCCGGACCACCCGCGCATCAAGGGCATCGTCAAGGCGCTGCACAAGGTGCTGGACCGCGGCGACATCCGCTTCTTCGGCAACGTCGACTACGGCACCGACCTGTCGATCGCGGAGCTGCGCGAGCACTACGACGCCGTCATTTTCGCCACCGGCGCCATCAACGACGCGGACCTGAACATCCCGGGCATCGAGCTGGACGGCTCATACGGCGGCGCGGACTTCGTCTCCTGGTACGACGGCCAGCCGGACGTGCCGCGCACCTGGCCGCTCGAAGCCACGCAGGTCGCGGTGCTGGGCAACGGCAACGTGGCCCTGGACGTGGCCCGCGTGCTCTCCAAGCACGCCGAGGACCTTTTGGTCACCGAGATCCCGGAGAACGTGTATCGCGGCCTGGCCGCATCCCCGGTCACCGACGTGCACGTCTTCGGCCGCCGCGGCCCGGCCCAGGTCAAGTTCACCCCGCTGGAGCTGCGCGAGCTGAGCCACAGCCAGGACGTGGACATCGTGCTCTACCCGGAGGACTTCGAGTTCGACGCTGCCTCCGATACCGCGATCAAGACCAACAACCAGGTCAAGACCATGGTCGGCACGCTGACCAACTGGCTCATCGAGCAGGAAGAGCGCGAGGAGCGCGGGGAGGCTGCGGCCGCCACCGGGTCCGGGCGCCCGCGCCGCCGCCTGCACCTGCACTTCCTGCACTCCCCGGTGGAGGTCACCGGCACCGACGGCAAGGTCGCCGGCATCAGGTTCGAGCGCCAGGAGCTGGACGGCACCGGCAACGCGCGCGGCACCGGCGAGCTCGTCGACTACCCCGTGCAGGCCGTCTACCGCGCCATCGGCTACTTCGGCTCGGCACTGCCGGAGATCGAGTACGACGGGCGCACCGGCACCGTGCCGAACCTCGAGGGCAAGGTGCTGGACGCCGCCGGCACCCAGGTTCCCGGGCTCTACGCCACCGGCTGGATCAAGCGCGGACCGGTCGGCCTGATCGGCCACACCAAGTCCGACGCCGCCGAAACCATCGCCCACCTGCTGGCGGACCTGCACGGGCTGCCGGTGGCCGCGAACCCCGCGCCCGAGGCCGTGCCGGCCCTGCTGGCCGCCAAGGACGTCGCCTACACCAGCTGGGACGGCTGGCTCGCGCTGGATGCGCACGAGCAGGCCCTCGGTGCGGCCGCCGCCCCGGCACCCACCCCGGCAGGTCCCGTGGTGCGCGAGCGCGTCAAGGTCGTGGACCGCGAGGAGATGGTCGCCGTCTCGCGCACGGTGGACCAGACCGCCGGCGCCCGCGCCTGA
- the cobA gene encoding uroporphyrinogen-III C-methyltransferase, with the protein MTTSHEAPIHPLALRLAGKDVLCVGAGKVAARRVAQLLEAGAKITVIAPDAVAPVAEAAAAGRLLWLRRGYEPGDLDGMWLAHTATGNKEIDARVSADADARQTWCVNASDQTASSAWTPAVARTGEGTTVAVTAGGDPRRAAGLRNAIALAADTGLLPLRRRRSGAGSVALVGGGPGDPGLITVTGRRLLAAADVVVADRLGPRELLAELDPSVRVIEVGKAPGDHLATQDQINAVLVAEAQAGNRVVRLKGGDPFVLGRGGEEAAYCREHGVEVSVVPGVTSAISVPAAAGIPVTHRGVATGFSMATGHEELSELPARPDHTLVLLMGVARLARNTATLLGRGLPAHTPVAIIERGWCPDQRITIDRLDSIAATAARIGVQNPAVIVIGDVVRISPHAAAALAPGARTRQLLNVG; encoded by the coding sequence ATGACCACATCCCACGAGGCACCCATCCACCCGCTGGCCCTGCGCCTGGCCGGCAAGGACGTGCTCTGCGTCGGCGCCGGCAAGGTGGCCGCACGCCGGGTGGCGCAGCTGCTCGAGGCCGGGGCGAAGATCACAGTGATCGCGCCGGATGCCGTCGCACCGGTCGCCGAGGCAGCGGCCGCGGGCCGGCTTCTCTGGCTGCGCCGCGGCTACGAGCCCGGGGACCTGGACGGCATGTGGCTGGCCCACACCGCCACCGGCAACAAGGAGATCGACGCGCGGGTTTCGGCCGACGCCGACGCGCGGCAGACCTGGTGCGTCAACGCCTCGGACCAAACAGCCTCCAGCGCCTGGACCCCCGCCGTCGCGCGGACCGGGGAGGGAACCACCGTGGCTGTCACCGCCGGCGGTGACCCGCGCCGCGCCGCAGGGCTGCGCAACGCCATCGCCTTGGCCGCAGACACCGGGCTGCTGCCGCTGCGCCGGCGCCGCTCGGGCGCCGGATCCGTGGCCCTGGTCGGCGGAGGCCCGGGAGACCCCGGGCTGATCACCGTCACCGGGCGCCGGCTGCTGGCCGCCGCCGACGTGGTGGTCGCCGACCGGCTGGGCCCGCGCGAGCTGCTGGCCGAGCTCGACCCGTCCGTGCGCGTCATCGAGGTCGGAAAGGCCCCCGGTGACCACCTGGCCACGCAGGATCAGATCAACGCGGTGCTGGTCGCCGAGGCACAGGCGGGCAACCGCGTGGTGCGGCTCAAGGGCGGGGACCCGTTCGTGCTGGGCCGCGGCGGCGAGGAAGCGGCCTACTGCCGCGAGCACGGCGTCGAGGTTTCCGTCGTCCCGGGGGTCACCAGCGCCATCTCCGTCCCGGCCGCCGCCGGCATCCCCGTCACCCACCGCGGGGTGGCCACCGGCTTCTCGATGGCCACCGGCCACGAGGAACTCTCCGAGCTTCCTGCCCGGCCCGATCACACCCTGGTCCTGCTGATGGGCGTGGCCCGGCTGGCACGCAACACCGCCACGCTGCTGGGCCGCGGGCTGCCAGCCCACACCCCCGTCGCGATCATCGAGCGCGGCTGGTGCCCGGACCAGCGCATCACCATCGACCGGCTGGACTCCATCGCCGCCACCGCGGCGCGGATCGGCGTTCAGAACCCGGCGGTGATCGTCATCGGAGACGTGGTGCGCATCAGCCCACATGCCGCAGCGGCCCTGGCTCCGGGCGCCCGCACCCGGCAGCTGCTGAACGTCGGCTGA